One part of the Streptomyces sp. NBC_00286 genome encodes these proteins:
- a CDS encoding glycoside hydrolase 5 family protein, producing the protein MNTPTAPANLRFGVNYTPRRGWFHSWHDFDPAHAREDLAQIAGLGLDHVRIFHLWPLLQPNRTLIRTAAVDQLVRLVDLAGEAGLDVLVDGIQGHLSSFDFYPEWTRSWHHRNVFTDPEAIEAQAELLRVLGRALADRPNLLGLQLGNELNNLVEHNPVTPDQVDHYLDTLLTAARSGLGAKGLVTHSAYDAAWYGDDHPFTPEASARKGDLTTVHPWVFSANCARRYGPRSPQVQHLAEYGVELAKAYATEPARPVWVQETGAPEPHIPAADAPDFARATVLNAGDCTDLWGVTWWCSHDVDRSLADFPDLEYTLGLFDSTGRAKPIATALADAVAKLRTGAHPAQPRDTALVLDCTPATRSVSGPGGAYFDEWMRLRTQGVRPAVVPAARADDAEYLAARGISELIQMP; encoded by the coding sequence ATCAACACTCCCACCGCGCCCGCGAACCTGCGCTTCGGCGTCAACTACACCCCCCGTCGCGGCTGGTTCCATTCCTGGCACGACTTCGACCCGGCGCACGCACGCGAGGACCTGGCGCAGATAGCCGGTCTGGGCCTCGACCACGTACGGATCTTCCACCTCTGGCCGCTCCTCCAGCCCAACCGCACGCTCATCCGCACCGCCGCCGTCGACCAGTTGGTGCGCCTGGTCGACCTGGCTGGCGAGGCCGGCCTCGACGTTCTCGTGGACGGCATCCAGGGCCACCTGTCCAGCTTCGACTTCTACCCGGAGTGGACCCGCAGCTGGCACCACCGCAATGTGTTCACCGACCCCGAGGCCATCGAGGCCCAAGCCGAACTCCTACGAGTCCTGGGCCGCGCCCTCGCCGACCGCCCCAACCTCCTCGGCCTCCAGCTCGGCAACGAACTCAACAACCTCGTCGAACACAACCCCGTGACACCCGACCAGGTCGACCACTACCTCGACACCCTGCTGACCGCCGCCCGCTCCGGACTGGGCGCAAAAGGCCTGGTCACCCACTCCGCCTACGACGCCGCCTGGTACGGCGACGACCACCCCTTCACCCCCGAGGCCTCCGCCCGCAAGGGCGACCTGACCACCGTCCACCCCTGGGTGTTCTCCGCCAACTGCGCACGCCGCTACGGTCCCCGCTCCCCGCAGGTCCAGCACCTCGCCGAGTACGGAGTGGAACTCGCCAAGGCGTACGCCACCGAACCGGCCCGCCCGGTCTGGGTCCAGGAGACCGGAGCACCCGAGCCTCACATCCCGGCAGCCGACGCACCCGATTTCGCCCGCGCGACCGTCCTGAACGCGGGCGACTGCACGGACCTGTGGGGCGTGACCTGGTGGTGCTCGCACGACGTGGACCGCTCCCTGGCCGACTTCCCGGACCTGGAGTACACCCTGGGCCTCTTCGACTCCACGGGCCGGGCGAAGCCCATCGCCACGGCTCTCGCGGACGCGGTGGCGAAGCTGCGCACTGGGGCGCACCCGGCGCAGCCGCGCGACACCGCGCTGGTCCTGGACTGCACGCCGGCCACCCGGTCCGTGTCCGGCCCGGGTGGGGCGTACTTCGACGAGTGGATGCGACTACGGACGCAGGGCGTGCGCCCGGCGGTAGTGCCGGCCGCACGGGCGGATGACGCGGAGTATTTGGCGGCACGGGGTATCAGCGAACTCATTCAGATGCCGTGA
- a CDS encoding N-acetylglucosamine kinase produces the protein MNNDLNQDFVVGLDAGGTRTRAVLASARDGRPRGEGAAGPGNALTVPVPQLTDHLAEAIAEAVPDGLRGRVVAVAGGFAGASRTAADEPGRLNAHSALTSALRQLGITAASVEIYSDIEAAFAAAPGTPANGLALVAGTGAVAARITDHRCTATAGGDGWLLGDDGSGFWIGREAVRTALRMADGRGGPTVLAALVARAYGLPDEVVPDGGAKGPAFASREQREAYRMRLLPAVMAEPPTRLAALAPLVSEAARDEDTVATAILREAADQLAETVRALGCRPGEHLVATGGLLGADGPLTEAVHRRLRELGLEVDRVTDGCGGAVALARLERELAPRVVR, from the coding sequence ATGAACAATGATTTGAACCAGGATTTCGTGGTCGGCCTGGACGCGGGCGGAACACGTACGCGCGCCGTCCTGGCGTCCGCGCGCGACGGCCGCCCGCGGGGTGAGGGCGCCGCGGGGCCGGGCAACGCCCTGACCGTCCCGGTTCCTCAACTCACCGACCACCTTGCCGAGGCGATCGCGGAGGCCGTGCCGGACGGGCTGCGCGGCCGGGTGGTGGCGGTGGCGGGCGGGTTCGCGGGAGCGTCACGTACCGCCGCGGACGAGCCCGGCCGCCTCAACGCCCACTCCGCCCTCACCTCGGCGCTGCGACAGCTCGGCATCACCGCCGCATCCGTCGAGATCTACAGCGACATCGAGGCCGCCTTCGCCGCCGCACCCGGCACCCCCGCGAACGGCCTCGCCCTGGTTGCCGGCACCGGCGCGGTCGCGGCCCGCATCACCGACCACCGCTGCACCGCTACCGCGGGCGGCGACGGCTGGCTCCTCGGCGACGACGGCAGTGGCTTCTGGATCGGACGCGAGGCGGTGCGTACGGCGCTGCGTATGGCGGATGGACGGGGTGGCCCTACGGTCCTGGCGGCGCTGGTCGCCCGGGCGTACGGGCTTCCGGACGAGGTGGTGCCGGACGGCGGCGCGAAGGGGCCCGCCTTCGCGTCACGGGAACAGCGCGAGGCGTACCGCATGCGACTGCTACCCGCCGTCATGGCCGAGCCCCCGACCCGCCTCGCCGCTCTCGCGCCACTGGTGAGCGAGGCGGCCCGGGACGAGGACACCGTCGCCACAGCCATTCTCCGCGAGGCGGCCGATCAACTGGCCGAGACCGTCCGGGCGTTGGGCTGCCGACCTGGCGAGCACTTGGTTGCCACCGGCGGACTACTCGGCGCGGACGGTCCTCTCACGGAGGCCGTGCACCGCCGCCTGCGGGAACTCGGGCTGGAGGTCGACCGGGTGACGGACGGCTGCGGCGGTGCGGTGGCGCTGGCCCGCCTGGAGCGCGAACTCGCTCCGCGGGTTGTGCGCTAG
- a CDS encoding DUF433 domain-containing protein: MIDRFDEGLLTSTETSQYLQIPRFTLDTWLRRQAAGAPLVHHIVSVRRGQPSVPFVAVAEAYVLRSLRDLGLRMTEIREAAAALRRAFDTPYGLVSKRIATDGVDIFIDHSLGDLRRARDGQATIQEAVADYLRYLSWDAGDEFPSSLRLRQYPESVPVVIDPRFGHGLPVVEANRVPVKAVADLWDAGESIEDIVYEYDMTAEEVEELCRAVVRLAA, from the coding sequence ATGATCGACAGATTTGATGAGGGTCTACTGACATCGACGGAGACCTCCCAGTACTTGCAGATTCCTCGGTTCACCCTGGACACGTGGCTGCGCAGGCAGGCCGCCGGCGCTCCTCTGGTCCATCACATCGTTTCCGTGCGGCGAGGTCAGCCGTCCGTTCCTTTCGTGGCTGTGGCCGAGGCCTACGTCCTGCGCTCCTTGCGCGATCTGGGCCTGAGGATGACGGAGATCCGGGAAGCCGCCGCAGCCTTGCGCAGGGCCTTCGACACGCCTTACGGCCTGGTGTCGAAACGCATCGCGACTGACGGCGTCGACATCTTCATCGACCACAGTTTGGGTGATCTGCGCCGTGCCCGCGACGGCCAGGCCACCATCCAAGAGGCCGTGGCGGACTATCTCCGCTATCTGTCATGGGACGCCGGTGATGAGTTTCCCTCCAGCCTTCGGCTCCGCCAGTACCCGGAATCGGTGCCGGTCGTCATCGACCCGCGGTTTGGCCACGGGCTCCCGGTGGTCGAGGCCAACCGCGTACCGGTGAAAGCCGTGGCAGATCTGTGGGACGCGGGCGAGTCGATCGAGGACATCGTCTACGAATACGACATGACCGCCGAAGAGGTGGAGGAGCTTTGCCGAGCCGTGGTGCGTCTTGCCGCCTGA
- a CDS encoding DUF397 domain-containing protein, which yields MSQDHHMESALAGAVWRASSYSGGQGNCVEVADNIPTLAGAAWRISTYSGGQGECVEVADNIPSVIPVRDSKLPTGPVITFTPHAWRTFIAHLG from the coding sequence ATGAGCCAGGACCACCACATGGAGTCCGCACTCGCCGGAGCGGTATGGCGTGCCAGCAGCTACAGCGGCGGGCAGGGCAACTGCGTCGAAGTCGCCGACAACATCCCCACCCTCGCTGGAGCGGCATGGCGCATCAGCACCTACAGCGGCGGGCAAGGCGAGTGTGTCGAAGTCGCCGACAACATCCCCTCCGTCATCCCCGTCCGCGACAGCAAGCTCCCCACCGGCCCCGTGATCACGTTTACCCCTCACGCCTGGCGCACCTTCATCGCGCACCTGGGCTGA
- a CDS encoding helix-turn-helix domain-containing protein — MPTVKPSTVLGRQLGDELRKLREVAGVSMAEAAEVLDCTKGKISRMENGHVPVRIPDLTALMHAYQVEDPETRSRLGAMAQRANRRRRDGWWHQYGSVLGDSYRDQIELETICDSVRTYEVQLIPGLLQTAEYGRAVTVASRAWKTPEEIDQFVQVRLARQQRLTDDDPMSLWAVLAEGVLRQHVGGPAVMQAQLEHLAAMAERPNITVQVLPFSRGAHSGMFGPYLLLSFPQVTSFDLVLTETPTGNIWMEREPEVAYYRTLFDDARTTALPPTESLRLIRRIAKEYRS; from the coding sequence ATGCCTACTGTCAAACCGTCCACCGTGCTCGGACGCCAACTCGGTGATGAACTCCGCAAGCTCCGTGAGGTGGCAGGTGTGTCCATGGCCGAAGCGGCCGAGGTGCTCGACTGCACCAAGGGAAAGATCAGCCGCATGGAGAACGGGCACGTACCCGTCCGCATCCCAGATCTGACCGCGCTCATGCACGCGTACCAGGTCGAGGACCCGGAGACGCGCAGCCGCCTGGGCGCCATGGCGCAGCGAGCCAACCGACGCCGCCGGGACGGCTGGTGGCATCAGTACGGCTCCGTTCTGGGAGATTCGTACCGCGACCAGATCGAGCTGGAGACCATCTGCGACAGCGTCCGTACGTACGAGGTGCAGCTGATCCCAGGGCTTCTCCAGACCGCGGAGTACGGTCGCGCAGTGACGGTCGCGTCCCGCGCCTGGAAGACACCTGAGGAGATCGATCAGTTCGTCCAGGTGCGTCTCGCCCGACAACAACGGCTCACCGACGACGACCCCATGTCGCTCTGGGCGGTGCTGGCGGAAGGAGTCCTCCGCCAGCACGTAGGCGGTCCTGCGGTGATGCAGGCGCAACTGGAGCACCTGGCCGCAATGGCGGAGCGTCCCAACATCACTGTCCAGGTATTGCCGTTCTCGCGCGGTGCGCATTCAGGTATGTTCGGCCCGTACCTGCTGCTGAGCTTCCCCCAAGTGACCTCTTTCGACCTCGTGTTGACGGAAACCCCAACCGGCAACATCTGGATGGAGCGCGAACCCGAGGTCGCGTACTACCGCACCCTCTTCGACGACGCCCGCACCACAGCGCTGCCGCCGACGGAATCGCTCAGGTTGATCCGTCGCATCGCCAAGGAGTACCGATCATGA
- a CDS encoding ATP-binding protein: MAESFGSNEVTFRLSRSRRSVPRSRAALHAVLGEWEVAQDVLETAELVLSELVTNALRVPVPSDRQVSVRIARSPEDGLLRLEVSDAGSGRPEVRKPSDDETGGRGLLLVEALAHRWGVERRAGGIGKTVWAELKASDIVAEPVEWQVAAVMVRPGQRVRVRGEWRAVRTVRSERYATGGLAVVLGLDEGPALRVPAVEPLAVRGEGDGTA, translated from the coding sequence ATGGCAGAGAGCTTCGGCTCGAACGAAGTCACCTTTCGGCTGTCCCGTAGCCGTCGAAGCGTGCCGAGGTCCCGAGCGGCGCTGCACGCCGTACTCGGCGAATGGGAAGTCGCCCAAGACGTCCTGGAAACCGCCGAGTTGGTGCTCTCGGAGTTGGTGACCAACGCGCTGCGCGTACCGGTGCCGAGTGATCGGCAGGTGAGCGTACGGATCGCGCGATCGCCGGAGGATGGCCTGCTGCGGCTGGAGGTCAGCGACGCCGGCTCGGGCAGACCCGAAGTTCGGAAGCCCAGTGACGACGAGACCGGTGGGCGCGGGCTGTTGCTCGTGGAGGCGCTGGCTCACCGATGGGGAGTTGAGCGGCGCGCGGGCGGGATCGGGAAGACCGTATGGGCGGAGCTCAAAGCGTCGGACATCGTGGCGGAGCCTGTTGAGTGGCAGGTGGCCGCCGTCATGGTCCGGCCCGGACAGCGCGTGCGGGTGCGGGGAGAGTGGCGCGCTGTCCGGACCGTACGAAGTGAGCGGTACGCGACCGGTGGACTCGCCGTCGTGCTGGGGCTGGACGAAGGGCCGGCGTTGCGCGTGCCCGCGGTCGAGCCGCTGGCCGTGCGGGGTGAGGGCGACGGGACAGCGTGA
- a CDS encoding sensor histidine kinase: MNRARVLWQRVPAPVVDIIVVAVAAVDVWLSLWDATRTDVALAVLGCAALAFRRRFPLGVFLLTLPVAVTQPVAVAPLVALFTLAERCRNRRLLAGCVALAAVASSVPWPAAFTEVGRTMTLIDFVYSLATAVAPVLFGQLLQAHRDLARRLVEIEEAREYERSLHAQAVLARERAQLAREMHDVVAHQVSLIAVQAGALQVAAGDADAKEAARTIRSLSVTTLDELRTMVTLLRASGGNATELTPQPTLADLHKLLESSGTHTELKGELPPTVGTPAQRALYRTVQEALTNARKHAPGATAHVELWQDGDDVGVTITNTPPTRPSLSLPGSQHGLVGLRERADILHGTLDSGPTPEGGYRVRLRIPLSAD, translated from the coding sequence ATGAATCGCGCACGTGTCCTGTGGCAGCGTGTGCCCGCGCCGGTCGTCGACATCATCGTGGTGGCGGTGGCAGCCGTGGACGTATGGCTGAGTCTGTGGGACGCCACGCGTACCGACGTCGCGCTGGCCGTGCTCGGCTGCGCCGCGCTGGCCTTCCGGCGCAGGTTCCCGCTCGGTGTCTTCCTGCTCACCCTGCCCGTCGCGGTCACGCAGCCGGTCGCTGTCGCTCCGCTCGTGGCGTTGTTCACTCTGGCCGAACGCTGCCGCAACCGCCGTCTCCTCGCGGGGTGCGTCGCCCTGGCCGCCGTGGCGAGCAGCGTTCCGTGGCCCGCGGCTTTCACCGAGGTCGGCCGGACCATGACGCTGATCGACTTCGTGTACAGCCTGGCGACCGCTGTCGCCCCGGTCCTCTTCGGCCAACTCCTCCAGGCACACCGGGACTTGGCGAGGCGGCTGGTCGAGATCGAGGAGGCCAGGGAGTACGAGCGGTCCCTGCACGCCCAGGCCGTGCTCGCCCGCGAACGCGCCCAACTGGCCCGCGAGATGCACGACGTGGTCGCCCACCAGGTCAGCCTGATCGCCGTACAGGCCGGAGCCCTGCAGGTCGCAGCCGGGGACGCGGACGCCAAAGAGGCCGCCCGCACGATCCGTTCGCTGAGCGTCACCACGCTCGACGAACTCCGCACCATGGTCACGCTGCTGCGCGCCTCCGGCGGCAACGCCACGGAACTGACCCCTCAACCCACCCTGGCCGACCTGCACAAGCTCCTGGAGTCCAGCGGCACGCACACCGAGCTGAAGGGCGAACTCCCGCCCACGGTGGGCACACCCGCCCAACGCGCCCTCTACCGCACGGTCCAGGAGGCCCTGACCAACGCCCGCAAACACGCCCCCGGCGCCACGGCCCACGTCGAACTCTGGCAGGACGGCGACGACGTAGGAGTAACCATCACCAACACCCCACCCACCCGCCCCTCCCTGTCCCTCCCCGGCTCCCAACACGGCCTGGTCGGCCTACGAGAACGAGCCGACATCCTCCATGGCACCCTGGACTCGGGCCCGACCCCGGAGGGCGGCTACCGGGTGCGGTTGCGGATCCCCTTGAGCGCGGACTGA
- a CDS encoding response regulator transcription factor yields MIRVVVVDDEALVRSGFGLILGAAEDIEVVATAGGGDAVETVRRERPDVVLLDIRMPDVDGLTVLRELRTMPEAPVVAMLTTFDADEYILTALHCGAAGFLLKDTEPEQLAQLVRTLAAGGVVLSPKASRTLLRGHPGTEAAVDEEAARVRQLTARERDVLVLVAEGLSNADIGARIHLGAGTVKDHVSAILTKLRVTSRVQAALLAQRAGLLDERPQPEATR; encoded by the coding sequence GTGATCCGGGTAGTGGTGGTGGACGACGAGGCACTGGTCCGGTCGGGGTTCGGTCTCATTCTGGGCGCGGCCGAGGACATCGAGGTCGTAGCGACGGCTGGCGGGGGCGACGCCGTCGAGACCGTCCGCCGGGAGCGGCCCGACGTGGTGCTGCTGGACATCCGGATGCCGGACGTCGACGGGCTCACCGTCCTGCGCGAGCTGCGTACGATGCCGGAGGCGCCGGTGGTGGCGATGCTGACGACGTTCGACGCCGACGAGTACATCCTGACCGCGCTGCACTGCGGCGCCGCCGGTTTCCTGCTCAAGGACACCGAACCGGAGCAACTCGCCCAGCTGGTACGCACTTTGGCCGCGGGCGGCGTGGTCCTTTCCCCCAAGGCGTCGCGCACGCTGCTGCGCGGCCACCCCGGCACCGAGGCGGCCGTCGACGAGGAGGCGGCCCGCGTCCGGCAGCTCACCGCCCGCGAGCGCGACGTTCTCGTCCTGGTGGCCGAGGGGCTGTCGAACGCCGACATCGGGGCACGTATCCACCTGGGTGCCGGCACGGTGAAGGACCACGTCAGCGCGATCCTCACAAAGCTGCGGGTGACGAGCCGGGTGCAGGCCGCGCTGCTGGCGCAGCGGGCCGGACTGCTCGATGAGCGCCCGCAGCCGGAGGCCACCCGATGA
- a CDS encoding DUF418 domain-containing protein has translation MTPHSESPLLPADAPSSKQRELSESPLPEHTRSEPSASPPTNAPPSGPTSAPAVGRLIGLDLARGLAVFGMYAVHVGPAPGQDGVIGFLMELAQGRSSALFAVLAGFAVALITGRRTPKTGLAGRQAVAKVVIRAVILIALGTALTMTGTPVVPILAFYGLFFLLVLPLYRLGAKPLALIAVGWALVGPQLLYLLKPLVGGRSFTTVGQADGLVSLFFTGGYPALTWVPFVLAGMAVARLDLASTAVRIRLALSGAALAVTGYGGSWLALRLVPGAAEAIRKAEEGAGMSSMPSMSSMPSMSSASLGSVEIFGDTPAAMLVSSPHSEATLSIVGNTGVAILVITACLAAMDAFPRLRRLAKPVIAVGSMSLTAYVYHIVVIWLLDTDEPPVQPLHVLLGFIASVTVLATLWSRFFQRGPLEWLMGRATGLARRIQ, from the coding sequence ATGACACCGCATTCAGAATCCCCGTTACTCCCGGCCGACGCACCGTCCTCTAAACAACGCGAGCTCAGTGAGTCCCCGCTCCCTGAACACACGCGCAGTGAGCCCTCGGCCAGCCCGCCGACCAACGCACCACCCAGCGGGCCGACCAGTGCACCCGCCGTGGGCCGACTGATCGGGCTGGACCTGGCCCGCGGCCTGGCCGTCTTCGGCATGTACGCGGTTCATGTGGGCCCCGCCCCGGGCCAGGACGGTGTCATCGGCTTCCTGATGGAACTGGCGCAGGGCCGCTCCTCCGCCCTCTTCGCCGTCCTGGCCGGCTTCGCGGTCGCCCTCATCACCGGGCGCCGCACGCCGAAGACCGGGCTGGCCGGACGCCAGGCCGTCGCCAAGGTCGTCATCCGGGCCGTGATCCTGATAGCCCTGGGCACCGCCCTGACCATGACCGGCACTCCGGTCGTGCCGATCCTTGCCTTCTACGGGCTGTTCTTCCTGCTCGTGCTGCCGCTGTACCGGCTGGGCGCCAAGCCGCTGGCGTTGATCGCCGTGGGCTGGGCGCTGGTGGGTCCGCAGTTGCTGTACCTGCTGAAGCCGCTGGTCGGCGGTCGCTCGTTCACCACCGTCGGCCAGGCCGACGGCCTCGTCTCGCTGTTCTTCACCGGCGGCTATCCGGCCCTGACCTGGGTCCCGTTCGTCCTCGCCGGTATGGCCGTCGCCCGCCTCGACCTGGCCTCAACCGCCGTACGCATACGCCTCGCCCTCTCCGGCGCAGCCCTCGCCGTCACCGGCTACGGCGGCTCCTGGCTGGCGCTGCGCCTCGTACCCGGCGCCGCCGAAGCCATCCGAAAGGCCGAGGAGGGAGCGGGCATGTCGTCCATGCCGTCGATGTCATCCATGCCGTCCATGTCGTCCGCATCGCTCGGCAGCGTCGAAATCTTCGGGGACACCCCCGCCGCGATGCTGGTCTCCTCCCCGCACAGCGAGGCGACCCTGTCCATCGTGGGCAACACCGGTGTGGCGATCCTGGTGATCACCGCATGCCTGGCAGCCATGGACGCCTTCCCCCGGCTGCGCCGCCTGGCCAAGCCCGTCATCGCGGTCGGCTCGATGTCGCTGACGGCGTACGTCTACCACATCGTCGTCATCTGGCTCCTGGACACCGACGAACCGCCCGTCCAGCCCCTGCACGTCCTACTCGGCTTCATCGCCTCCGTCACCGTCCTCGCCACCCTCTGGTCCCGCTTCTTCCAACGAGGGCCGCTCGAATGGCTGATGGGCAGGGCGACCGGGCTCGCCCGACGCATCCAATGA
- a CDS encoding glycoside hydrolase family 3 N-terminal domain-containing protein yields the protein MTHTEHPYAGGPAPLPPDLDEAVHRCLVAGFDGTTTVPDTLKRLIDRGLGGVILFTRNVRDAAQLRELTDTLRDFRPDLLVAIDNEGGGIGHLVSAGAPEVPGSYALGVVDDTRLTARCADALAGHLASLGITASYAPVADLQHHPLNPIVRTRSFGADPQLVSRHLRAWITATQARGVASCAKHFPGHGGTVTDSHHDVAVDPRPYDELDLAPFRAAIAVGVPMLMSAHVVFPALDPDRPATLSPRILSGLLRDELGFDGVLVSDALEMKAIADRYGESAGARLALAAGADQVIVAVPDLGVTLGCRDAVLDAVSSGALPAERVREAADRVRRLADRYAAPVAAGAVARWDVGAGLEAARRAVRGTVPHVRGAHVVDLFPPPHPALNWGGEDLLTEVRALDPTTTGTAVTRAPADVADLADLAAEILRRAEGAPLVVATCDAGLHPWQGELRDALLAGRADAIRVSTGLPDGGDVCSYGRGRVNLRALAEVLVCAA from the coding sequence GTGACCCACACCGAGCACCCGTACGCCGGCGGTCCGGCCCCCCTCCCTCCCGACCTGGACGAGGCCGTCCACCGCTGTCTCGTCGCCGGATTCGACGGCACCACGACCGTCCCCGACACCCTGAAGCGGCTCATCGACCGTGGCCTCGGCGGCGTCATCCTGTTCACCCGCAATGTGCGCGACGCGGCACAGCTCCGTGAACTGACGGACACCCTGCGGGACTTCCGCCCCGATCTGCTCGTGGCCATCGACAACGAGGGTGGCGGCATCGGCCACCTGGTGAGCGCGGGCGCACCAGAAGTCCCCGGCTCCTACGCCCTGGGCGTCGTGGACGACACCCGACTCACCGCCCGCTGCGCCGACGCACTGGCCGGACACCTGGCCTCCCTCGGCATCACAGCCTCGTACGCCCCTGTCGCCGACCTTCAGCACCACCCGCTGAACCCGATCGTGCGCACCCGCTCCTTCGGCGCCGACCCCCAACTGGTCTCCCGGCATCTGCGCGCCTGGATCACCGCCACCCAGGCACGGGGCGTCGCCTCCTGCGCCAAGCACTTCCCGGGCCACGGGGGCACCGTCACCGACAGCCACCACGATGTGGCGGTCGATCCGCGTCCGTACGACGAACTCGATCTCGCCCCCTTCCGGGCCGCGATCGCCGTAGGCGTACCGATGCTGATGAGCGCGCATGTCGTGTTCCCCGCACTGGACCCCGACCGCCCGGCCACACTGAGCCCCCGCATCCTGAGCGGCCTGCTGCGTGACGAGCTGGGCTTCGACGGCGTACTGGTCAGCGACGCCCTGGAGATGAAGGCGATCGCGGACAGGTACGGGGAGTCGGCGGGCGCTCGGCTCGCCCTCGCGGCCGGCGCCGACCAAGTCATCGTCGCCGTACCGGACTTGGGGGTCACGCTCGGCTGCCGGGACGCGGTGCTGGACGCGGTGAGCAGCGGTGCGTTGCCGGCGGAACGGGTACGGGAGGCCGCGGACCGGGTCCGTCGGCTGGCCGATCGGTATGCGGCGCCGGTGGCTGCGGGTGCGGTCGCCAGGTGGGATGTCGGGGCCGGGTTGGAGGCGGCGCGACGGGCGGTACGGGGGACTGTGCCGCATGTACGGGGCGCCCATGTCGTCGACCTTTTCCCGCCGCCGCACCCTGCGCTCAACTGGGGCGGCGAGGACCTGCTGACGGAGGTACGCGCCCTCGACCCCACGACCACGGGGACGGCGGTCACTCGGGCTCCGGCGGATGTGGCGGACCTCGCCGACCTCGCAGCCGAGATCCTGCGCCGGGCCGAGGGCGCACCGCTGGTGGTGGCCACGTGCGACGCGGGCCTGCATCCCTGGCAGGGCGAACTCCGGGATGCGCTGCTGGCCGGGCGGGCGGATGCGATCCGGGTGTCGACGGGTCTGCCGGACGGCGGTGATGTGTGCTCGTACGGGCGGGGGCGGGTGAACTTGCGGGCGCTGGCGGAGGTGTTGGTGTGTGCTGCTTGA
- a CDS encoding SCO3242 family prenyltransferase — protein MNDRKANLRFGSRPVRLADLASLVRAPAALSVPGDILAGAAAAGRPLGPRTVGTMASSVCLYWAGMALNDYADATIDAVERPQRPVPSGRVPRRTALSLAGGLTAAGLGLAALSGGRRGLGVALPLTGLIWAYDLKLKSTKAGPAAMAGARALDVLAGAVAAGGTKSGRRGLVPAALVGLHTYTLTALSRHEISGAPARLPATTLGVSAATALAAAGTAPSGPGRHPDARTAAVAAAGALGYLGTYGLAQVKAVREPSGENVRRAVGAGILGLVPLQTALTARGGSPVVAAALGAVHPLARRLARRVSPT, from the coding sequence ATGAACGACCGGAAAGCGAACCTCCGCTTCGGATCCCGGCCCGTACGCCTCGCTGACCTGGCAAGTCTCGTACGCGCCCCGGCCGCGCTGAGCGTGCCCGGCGACATCCTCGCGGGGGCCGCTGCCGCAGGACGCCCACTGGGACCGCGGACGGTCGGCACGATGGCCTCCTCCGTCTGCCTCTACTGGGCCGGGATGGCCCTCAACGACTACGCCGACGCCACCATCGATGCCGTCGAACGCCCCCAACGTCCCGTCCCTTCCGGTCGCGTCCCCCGTCGTACGGCCCTCTCCCTGGCCGGCGGACTGACCGCCGCCGGGCTCGGACTCGCGGCCCTCTCCGGCGGTCGCCGCGGCCTCGGCGTCGCACTGCCGCTTACGGGGCTGATCTGGGCGTACGACCTGAAGCTGAAGTCGACGAAGGCCGGGCCCGCCGCGATGGCCGGGGCACGGGCGCTGGACGTGCTCGCGGGCGCGGTCGCAGCCGGCGGAACGAAGTCCGGGCGGCGTGGGCTCGTGCCCGCGGCCCTGGTCGGGCTGCATACCTACACGCTCACCGCCCTCAGCCGGCACGAGATCTCCGGCGCCCCGGCGCGGCTGCCCGCGACCACGCTCGGAGTGTCGGCCGCGACAGCGCTGGCGGCGGCGGGCACTGCACCCTCCGGGCCGGGGCGGCACCCTGACGCACGTACCGCCGCGGTCGCCGCCGCCGGAGCGCTCGGCTACCTCGGTACGTACGGACTGGCGCAGGTCAAGGCCGTACGGGAGCCGTCCGGGGAGAACGTACGGCGGGCCGTGGGAGCCGGGATTCTGGGGCTTGTGCCCTTGCAAACGGCGTTGACCGCTCGGGGCGGATCGCCGGTGGTGGCGGCGGCGCTGGGGGCCGTGCATCCGCTGGCGCGGCGGCTGGCCCGGCGCGTGTCACCGACCTGA